From the genome of Mixophyes fleayi isolate aMixFle1 chromosome 2, aMixFle1.hap1, whole genome shotgun sequence, one region includes:
- the LOC142141169 gene encoding glycoprotein-N-acetylgalactosamine 3-beta-galactosyltransferase 1-like, with protein MAYFSGKISLMAFSLGIMVGFFTVLLLVQTTLNSSKTEPPLVIRAWKSMDDLHILDEIPHTHLRGNQIVSDELSHKVRILCWIMTGPNNLDTKAIHLKYSWTRHCNVALFMSSNNNNSFPTVGLDTKEGRDQLYWKTIRAFQYVHKNYQDKADWFLKADDDTYVVVENLRWMLSNYTPDQPIYFGKRFKPFAKQGYMSGGAGYVLSKEAVNRFVEGFRTGVCEHTTSVEDLALGQCMEKMGVIAGDSRDTEKRETFHPFTPDYHLTGHFDKSFWYWSYCLYPIVEGPQCCSDLAISFHYVDPPLMHILEYFVYHLRAYGYQYRYQPPLPETAERLPVHYEEKTTVKVKILHSNDTTS; from the exons ATGGCATACTTTTCCGGGAAGATTTCATTGATGGCATTCAGTCTTGGTATCATGGTGGGCTTTTTCACAGTTTTGCTATTGGTGCAAACCACCCTAAACAGCTCCAAGACAGAGCCACCTTTAGTAATTCGCGCATGGAAATCTATGGACGACCTACATATACTAGATGAAATCCCTCATACTCATCTCAGAG GTAACCAAATAGTAAGTGATGAGCTATCACACAAAGTCAGAATACTTTGCTGGATCATGACTGGACCAAATAACTTGGACACAAAAGCTATTCATTTAAAGTACTCCTGGACTCGTCACTGCAATGTGGCTCTATTCATGAGTTCCAATAACAACAATAGCTTCCCAACGGTTGGTTTGGATACCAAGGAAGGACGGGATCAGCTTTACTGGAAGACCATTAGAGCTTTTCAATATGTGCATAAGAACTACCAAGACAAAGCAGACTGGTTTTTAAAAGCAGATGATGACACGTATGTTGTGGTGGAAAATTTGCGTTGGATGCTCTCTAATTATACACCTGATCAGCCTATCTACTTTGGGAAGCGCTTCAAACCATTTGCCAAGCAGGGCTACATGAGTGGTGGAGCTGGTTATGTACTTAGCAAGGAAGCTGTGAATCGCTTTGTGGAGGGATTCCGCACTGGAGTTTGCGAACACACCACATCTGTGGAGGATTTAGCACTGGGGCAGTGTATGGAGAAAATGGGTGTAATAGCGGGGGACTCTAGAGAcactgaaaaaagagaaactttCCACCCATTTACACCGGACTACCATCTTACAGGACATTTTGATAAGAGCTTTTGGTATTGGAGTTACTGTTTATATCCTATAGTGGAG GGTCCCCAGTGCTGTTCAGACCTGGCTATATCCTTTCATTATGTTGATCCGCCACTCATGCACATACTAGAATACTTTGTCTACCACCTGAGGGCATATGGATACCAGTATCGTTACCAGCCCCCATTGCCAGAGACTGCAGAAAGACTGCCAGTACATTATGAAGAGAAGACTACAGTGAAAGTGAAAATTCTGCATTCAAATGATACTACCTCTTAA